A genomic stretch from Thunnus maccoyii chromosome 19, fThuMac1.1, whole genome shotgun sequence includes:
- the dab2 gene encoding disabled homolog 2 isoform X2: MSAEVENSVAVSADPSIASPSAASTPTTPPTSPVASKVPFKKEKKKVPEKTDEYLLARFQGDGVRYKAKLIGIDDVPEARGDKMSQDSMMKLKGMAVAARSQGKHKQRIWVNISMSGIKIIDEKSGVIEHEHVVNKISFIARDVTDNRAFGYVCGAEGQHQFFAIKTAQQAEPLVIDLKDLFQVIFNMRKKEAEASQKGENGSAVVENGSDALLSVEGEVKASQPVEQLDLFGDMSTPPDIQAPNDSNDILLLDFSAEVDSNQNCIKGNSFVTSCAPDHGASPQTENPFSSTFGYFPTPDSDPFRDDPLSKSPAQSAPDNSQIPLSTTNHLISAAGNTSKTIINGALNGDSEHLSQQINGLSSKTMILALSNGQWPLGGKITQGNTITMMDGNDSGPVLSTKNPFFDSPLKTSSVSNGLTHHPQPPVTHSKDSVVINPPPQSSKAGRGRRSAKSTASDLFGAELFAAPGQPEGSSIPGDLFNSTPANSAPSSIAALGNLQLGPPATTSIPAAGMWGPSAVVPSMYPVPGMTAPGPGPAYPQPSAFGGLPIPPTAWGQQMPSQFSAPPLSPPHLTWGQSPPAGPLGAPGWGQPASTNPFQSGAFPAMGDQQGPSRPPPRPPAKEAPPKVENSAFTALDPLGDKEKKTGKDMFKDFQLAKPPAIPARKGEQGSNSALAPSSKEPGSFDQYFSSKVGLPQDAADHDDFDINQISAAANAPAPSFNPGLLDAAFSSAPITNNSAPAQGQDLHQDMFDEAFGAPNSGPFGAPPVAMSASVGQSSGSTAAFGDPFGNPFA; encoded by the exons ATGTCTGCAGAAGTGGAGAACAGTGTGGCTGTCTCTGCCGACCCCAGCATCGCATCCCCGTCCGCAGCCTCGacccccaccacccctcccACCTCCCCTGTAGCATCCAAGGTCCCATtcaagaaagagaagaagaaag taccAGAGAAAACAGACGAGTACCTGCTGGCCAGGTTTCAAGGGGATGGCGTGAGGTACAAGGCCAAGCTAATTGGCATTGATGATGTTCCGGAGGCTAGAGGAGACAAGATGAGTCAGGACTCCATGATGAAACTTAAG GGTATGGCAGTAGCTGCTCGGTCCCAAGGCAAACATAAACAGAGGATTTGGGTCAACATTTCCATGTCGGGCATCAAGATCATCGATGAGAAATCAGGG GTGATTGAACATGAGCATGTGGTGAATAAGATCTCCTTCATCGCCAGAGATGTAACAGATAACAGGGCCTTCGGATATGTGTGCGGAGCAGAAGGGCAGCATCAGTTCTTCGCCATAAAGACTGCACAACAG GCGGAGCCCCTGGTTATCGATCTGAAAGATCTCTTCCAAGTCATCTTCAacatgaggaagaaagaggCAGAAGCCTCTCAGAAG GGTGAAAATGGCAGCGCAGTAGTTGAG aatgGAAGCGATGCCTTGTTAAGTGTGGAGGGTGAAGTAAAAGCTTCCCAA CCAGTGGAGCAGCTTGACCTTTTTGGAGACATGTCGACCCCTCCAGACATCCAGGCTCCAAAT GACTCTAATGATATTCTCTTGCTGGACTTTTCTGCTGAAGTTGACAGCAATCAAAATTGCATAAAGGGAAACTCCTTTGTAACTTCCTGTGCCCCTGACCACGGGGCATCTCCCCAGACAGAGAATCCCTTTTCCTCAACATTTGGCTACTTTCCAACCCCAGACAGTGACCCTTTCAGAGATGACCCCCTTTCTAAATCACCCGCTCAGTCAGCACCCGATAATTCACAGATTCCCCTCAGCACCACCAATCACCTAATCAGTGCTGCTGGTAACACTAGTAAGACAATTATTAACGGTGCTTTGAATGGAGACTCTGAACACCTCAGTCAGCAGATAAATGGGTTATCCAGTAAGACAATGATCCTCGCTCTCAGTAACGGCCAGTGGCCACTAGGAGGCAAAATAACTCAGGGCAACACAATAACCATGATGGATGGGAATGACTCTGGACCAGTTCTCTCGACCAAAAATCCATTTTTTGACTCCCCTTTGAAaacctcctctgtctctaatGGCCTAACTCATCACCCACAACCCCCAGTGACTCATAGCAAGGATTCAGTTGTCATAAACCCACCTCCGCAGAGCTCTAAGGCTGGACGAGGTCGAAGGAGCGCAAAG TCTACAGCAAGTGACCTGTTTGGAGCAGAGCTGTTTGCTGCTCCTGGTCAACCTGAAGGGTCATCTATTCCAGGTGACCTTTTCAACAGTACACCTGCCAACTCTGCTCCCTCCTCCATAGCTGCTTTGG GGAACCTTCAGTTAGGTCCTCCAGCTACCACCAGTATCCCTGCAGCAGGCATGTGGGGACCCTCCGCTGTTGTACCCTCCATGTACCCTGTGCCAGGAATGACAGCTCCAGGCCCTGGGCCCGCCTACCCACAGCCATCTGCCTTTGGTGGTCTACCCATACCACCCACAGCCTGGGGCCAGCAGATGCCATCTCAGTTTTCTGCTCCGCCTTTGTCCCCACCCCACCTCACCTGGGGCCAGTCTCCACCAGCTGGGCCACTTGGTGCTCCAGGCTGGGGTCAGCCCGCCTCAACCAATCCTTTCCAGTCTGGCGCGTTCCCTGCAATGGGCGACCAGCAAGGTCCATCACGCCCACCTCCTCGGCCACCTGCGAAGGAGGCCCCTCCAAAGGTAGAGAACAGTGCCTTCACAGCTTTGGACCCCCTTGGagataaagagaagaagacTGGAAAGGACATGTTCAAGGACTTCCAGCTCGCCAAACCCCCTGCCATCCCAGCGAGGAAAGGGGAGCAAGGGTCCAACTCTGCTCTGGCCCCCAGCAGCAAAGAACCGGGGTCATTTGATCAGTACTTCTCCAGTAAAGTGGGCCTGCCTCAGGATGCTGCCGATCATGATGACTTTGATATCAATCAAATTTCAGCAGCTGCTAATG CTCCTGCTCCAAGCTTTAACCCTGGCCTTCTCGATGCCGCCTTCTCTTCTGCTCCCATCACAAACAATTCAGCACCAGCCCAAGGACAAGACCTCCATCAGGACATGTTCGATGAAGCATTCGGGGCCCCAAATTCCGGTCCATTTGGAGCGCCGCCTGTAGCTATG AGTGCTTCCGTTGGTCAGAGCTCTGGTTCAACAGCCGCTTTTGGGGATCCTTTTGGAAATCCCTTTGCTTGA